From a region of the Streptacidiphilus albus JL83 genome:
- a CDS encoding serine hydrolase — protein sequence MSIRSVSRARLLGAVSLVALVGLLSVLLLQGRARSATRTDTMTSVAHSVPTAAAKSSSAAPSEAAAPSEAATPTASASPSPAPTPTPTPSPTPDAALLAAVAQAQSPTAVSVAVTDLSTGRTLSYGAAGHAFATASIVKVDILSTLLLQAQDQGTTLTAEQESLATTMIENSDNDSASALWLDIGQESGLNAANQRFGLTSTSGGTEGNWGLTTTTAADQLTLLRQVFTGDSLLSPASRSYIQGLLAQVESDQRWGVSAAASGNDYAVKNGWLPRSATGLWVINSIGEVQRDGHQLLIAVVSDGNTSESGGISLVQSVAQAAAGSLGTS from the coding sequence ATGTCCATCCGAAGCGTTTCCCGGGCGAGGCTGCTCGGCGCGGTGAGCCTGGTCGCCCTCGTCGGCCTGCTCTCCGTACTGCTGCTGCAGGGGCGTGCCCGTTCGGCCACGCGGACCGACACAATGACCTCCGTGGCCCACTCCGTTCCCACCGCAGCAGCCAAGTCCTCGTCCGCGGCGCCGTCCGAGGCGGCCGCGCCGTCCGAGGCCGCGACACCGACCGCCTCCGCGAGCCCGAGCCCCGCGCCGACGCCGACGCCGACGCCGTCGCCGACCCCGGACGCCGCGCTGCTCGCCGCCGTCGCCCAGGCCCAGAGTCCGACCGCGGTCTCGGTCGCCGTCACCGACCTGAGCACCGGCCGGACGCTGAGCTACGGCGCGGCCGGACACGCCTTCGCCACCGCCAGCATCGTCAAGGTGGACATCCTCTCGACGCTGCTGCTCCAGGCCCAGGACCAGGGCACCACGCTCACCGCCGAGCAGGAGTCACTGGCCACCACGATGATCGAGAACAGCGACAACGACTCGGCCAGCGCGCTGTGGCTCGACATCGGCCAGGAGAGCGGCCTGAACGCGGCCAACCAGCGCTTCGGGCTGACCTCGACCAGCGGCGGCACCGAGGGCAACTGGGGGCTCACCACGACCACCGCCGCCGACCAGCTGACCCTGCTCCGGCAGGTGTTCACCGGCGACTCGCTGCTCTCCCCGGCCTCCCGCTCCTACATCCAGGGGCTGCTGGCCCAGGTCGAGAGCGACCAGCGCTGGGGCGTCAGCGCCGCCGCCAGCGGGAACGACTACGCGGTCAAGAACGGCTGGCTGCCCCGGTCCGCGACCGGCCTGTGGGTGATCAACAGCATCGGCGAGGTCCAGCGCGACGGGCACCAGCTGCTGATCGCGGTGGTCTCCGACGGAAACACCTCCGAGTCGGGCGGCATCTCGCTGGTGCAGTCGGTGGCCCAGGCGGCTGCCGGTTCACTGGGAACCAGCTGA
- a CDS encoding SseB family protein encodes MQRKNIPDPGFAGDDGSADPRLAEALARQAADPSPEHESELLAALVGARLMVPIVAVLGEVETDADGLKHDKSSDMAVPTINTPDGRKGLPAFTSLEALARWRADARPAPVPAAQAVQAAWSERADALLIDLAGPAFYELSGAAMRAVAEGRAMVPPLRDPAVAEAVRALLAGFPLVLRAHLLPSERTDAMLALVPDPAADPAALGPEAQRLAAALAGDQLLRIRLDRGLDLAVVPASPAEPADPVYVRQV; translated from the coding sequence GTGCAGCGCAAGAACATCCCTGACCCGGGGTTCGCGGGTGACGACGGCTCGGCCGACCCCCGGCTCGCGGAGGCCCTGGCCCGCCAAGCGGCCGACCCCTCGCCCGAGCACGAGAGCGAGCTGCTGGCCGCCCTGGTCGGGGCCCGGCTGATGGTGCCGATCGTGGCGGTCCTCGGCGAGGTCGAGACCGACGCCGACGGACTGAAGCACGACAAGTCCAGCGACATGGCGGTGCCCACCATCAACACGCCGGACGGGCGCAAGGGCCTGCCGGCGTTCACCTCGCTGGAGGCGCTGGCCCGCTGGCGGGCGGACGCCAGGCCCGCGCCGGTCCCGGCCGCGCAGGCGGTGCAGGCGGCCTGGTCGGAGCGGGCCGACGCGCTGCTGATCGACCTGGCCGGACCGGCCTTCTACGAGCTCTCCGGCGCCGCCATGCGCGCCGTGGCCGAGGGCAGGGCGATGGTCCCGCCGCTGCGCGACCCGGCGGTCGCGGAGGCGGTGCGGGCGCTGCTGGCCGGGTTCCCGCTGGTGCTCCGCGCCCACCTGCTGCCCAGCGAGCGCACCGATGCCATGCTGGCGCTGGTCCCGGACCCGGCGGCGGACCCCGCCGCGCTCGGCCCGGAGGCGCAGCGGCTGGCCGCGGCGCTGGCCGGGGACCAGCTGCTGCGGATCCGGCTGGACCGGGGGCTCGACCTGGCCGTGGTGCCGGCCTCTCCGGCCGAGCCCGCCGACCCGGTGTACGTCCGGCAGGTCTAG
- a CDS encoding DUF1844 domain-containing protein, with product MSSQPESPQSSDTAGSDFDDLTRDIADVPAVEVITTVAVHLMSAAAVNLGLAEDGEQHKDLDEARKLITALAGLVTAGAPEISNFHAAPLRDGLKSLQLAFREASLVPDEPGNGPGEKFTGPVYG from the coding sequence ATGAGCAGCCAGCCCGAGTCACCCCAGTCGTCCGACACCGCGGGCTCCGACTTCGACGACCTGACCCGCGACATCGCCGACGTCCCGGCGGTTGAGGTGATCACCACCGTCGCGGTGCACCTGATGAGCGCGGCGGCCGTCAACCTCGGCCTCGCCGAGGACGGCGAGCAGCACAAGGACCTCGACGAGGCCCGCAAGCTGATCACCGCCCTGGCCGGGCTGGTCACCGCCGGCGCCCCGGAGATCAGCAACTTCCACGCGGCCCCGCTCCGGGACGGTCTGAAGTCGCTCCAGCTCGCCTTCCGCGAGGCCTCGCTGGTCCCGGACGAGCCGGGCAACGGCCCGGGCGAGAAGTTCACCGGGCCCGTCTACGGCTAG
- the infC gene encoding translation initiation factor IF-3: MKPCVAVTSPLFTRLPSAVARCNRGGSISTEPRINDRIRVPEVRLVGPSGEQVGIVPLAKALELAQEYDLDLVEVAATARPPVCKLMDYGKFKYESAMKAREARKNQAHTVIKEMKLRPKIDPHDYDTKKGHVVRFLKQGDKVKITIMFRGREQSRPELGFRLLQRLASDVEELGFIESNPKQDGRNMIMVLGPHKKKTEAMAEAREAAAIRKAERQGRPAEGDEVDDLDEQVLDETVEADDEVEAADEAADDVVEAAEVVETEETPEAAAS; this comes from the coding sequence ATGAAGCCCTGTGTGGCGGTAACCAGTCCGCTGTTCACGCGACTGCCGTCGGCAGTCGCGAGGTGCAACCGAGGAGGATCCATCAGCACCGAGCCCCGCATCAACGACCGGATTCGCGTCCCTGAGGTGCGACTCGTCGGTCCCAGTGGCGAGCAGGTCGGCATCGTGCCGCTGGCCAAGGCCCTGGAACTTGCGCAGGAGTACGACCTGGATCTGGTCGAGGTCGCGGCGACCGCCCGGCCGCCGGTGTGCAAGCTCATGGACTACGGCAAGTTCAAGTACGAGTCCGCCATGAAGGCCCGTGAGGCGCGCAAGAACCAGGCGCACACGGTCATCAAGGAGATGAAGCTCCGCCCCAAGATCGACCCGCACGACTACGACACCAAGAAGGGTCACGTCGTTCGGTTCCTCAAGCAGGGTGACAAGGTCAAGATCACGATCATGTTCCGTGGTCGTGAGCAGTCCCGCCCCGAGCTGGGCTTCCGGCTTCTGCAGCGACTTGCCTCGGACGTTGAGGAGTTGGGCTTCATCGAGTCCAACCCCAAGCAGGACGGCCGGAACATGATCATGGTTCTGGGCCCGCACAAGAAGAAGACCGAGGCGATGGCCGAGGCCCGCGAGGCAGCAGCCATCCGCAAGGCCGAGCGTCAGGGCCGCCCGGCCGAGGGCGACGAGGTCGACGACCTCGACGAGCAGGTGCTCGACGAGACCGTCGAGGCTGACGACGAGGTCGAGGCGGCCGACGAGGCAGCCGACGACGTCGTCGAGGCCGCCGAGGTCGTCGAGACCGAGGAGACCCCGGAGGCGGCAGCCAGCTAG
- the rpmI gene encoding 50S ribosomal protein L35, translating into MPKNKTHSGASKRFKITGSGKVLRQRAGRRHLLEHKSSTLTRRLAGTVEVAPADVKKVKKLLGK; encoded by the coding sequence ATGCCGAAGAACAAGACGCACTCCGGTGCCAGCAAGCGCTTCAAGATCACTGGCTCCGGCAAGGTGCTGCGCCAGCGCGCCGGCCGTCGTCACCTGCTCGAGCACAAGTCGTCCACGCTGACCCGTCGCCTGGCCGGCACGGTCGAGGTGGCCCCGGCTGATGTCAAGAAGGTCAAGAAGCTTCTCGGCAAGTGA
- the rplT gene encoding 50S ribosomal protein L20: MARVKRAVNAHKKRRVVLERASGYRGQRSRLYRKAKEQLLHSFTYNYNDRKKRKGDFRQLWIQRINAAARANGMTYNRLIQGLKVANVEIDRKMLAELAVHDATAFSALVEVAQKALPADVNAPRVAADAA; encoded by the coding sequence GTGGCACGCGTCAAGCGGGCAGTAAACGCCCACAAGAAGCGCCGGGTCGTCCTCGAGCGCGCCAGCGGTTACCGCGGCCAGCGTTCGCGTCTGTACCGTAAGGCGAAGGAGCAGCTGCTGCACTCCTTCACTTACAACTACAACGACCGGAAGAAGCGCAAGGGCGACTTCCGTCAGCTGTGGATCCAGCGCATCAACGCTGCGGCCCGTGCCAACGGCATGACCTACAACCGCCTGATCCAGGGCCTGAAGGTCGCCAACGTCGAGATCGACCGCAAGATGCTGGCCGAGCTGGCCGTGCACGATGCCACCGCGTTCTCCGCGCTGGTCGAGGTTGCGCAGAAGGCCCTCCCGGCCGACGTGAACGCGCCCCGCGTCGCCGCCGACGCCGCCTGA
- a CDS encoding TrmH family RNA methyltransferase yields the protein MPLPYTPELTSLRSPRVSAARRLSRRVQRTKERRFVAEGPQAVREAVAYGTVPGSGGEHAVVEIYVTREAAERHADLLAEAHGARVPVLTATDEVIAAVCQTVTPQGIAAVCRFVDTPFATVLAARPKLVAVLAHVRDPGNAGTVLRTADAAGADAVVLTDASVDLYNPKAVRASVGSLYHLPVAVGVPVEEAVAGLRAAGVRILAADGAGERDLDAELDDGTLSTPTAWVFGNEAWGLPEPTRALADEVVRVPIHGHAESLNLATAAAVCLYASARAQRASGGCRG from the coding sequence ATGCCCCTGCCGTACACCCCCGAGCTCACCTCGCTGCGCTCGCCGAGGGTCAGCGCCGCCCGCCGCCTCTCCCGCCGCGTCCAGCGGACCAAGGAGCGCCGCTTCGTCGCCGAGGGACCGCAGGCGGTCCGCGAGGCCGTGGCCTACGGGACGGTTCCGGGCAGCGGCGGCGAGCACGCGGTGGTCGAGATCTATGTCACCCGGGAGGCCGCCGAGCGCCACGCGGACCTGCTCGCGGAGGCCCACGGCGCCCGGGTGCCGGTGCTCACCGCCACCGACGAGGTGATCGCGGCCGTCTGCCAGACGGTGACCCCGCAGGGCATCGCCGCCGTCTGCCGCTTCGTCGACACGCCCTTCGCCACGGTGCTGGCCGCCCGGCCCAAGCTGGTCGCGGTGCTGGCGCACGTCCGCGACCCGGGGAACGCGGGGACGGTGCTGCGCACCGCCGACGCGGCCGGCGCGGACGCGGTGGTGCTCACCGACGCCTCGGTCGACCTCTACAACCCGAAGGCGGTCCGGGCCTCGGTCGGCAGCCTCTACCACCTGCCGGTCGCGGTCGGGGTGCCGGTCGAGGAGGCCGTCGCCGGGCTGCGCGCCGCCGGGGTGCGGATCCTCGCCGCGGACGGCGCGGGCGAGCGCGACCTGGACGCCGAACTCGACGACGGCACCCTGTCCACGCCCACCGCCTGGGTCTTCGGCAACGAGGCCTGGGGCCTGCCCGAGCCCACGCGTGCGCTGGCGGACGAGGTGGTGCGGGTGCCGATCCACGGTCACGCCGAGAGCCTCAACCTGGCCACGGCCGCCGCCGTCTGCCTCTACGCCTCCGCGCGCGCCCAGCGTGCCTCCGGCGGTTGCCGCGGCTGA
- a CDS encoding sensor histidine kinase — translation MTVTEDSGEEILPARPDAPVRAGPAGVADGLLLPAEEHPDGLVVADADGRVVCFNAAAVRISGIPAAAALGRSLAEALPLEDLEGRRWWQLTDPYGGLTIRTRQPERNLLLPGGREVLVSARFLRADGRTGAVHRVVVALRGTEARRRTERSHAELIATVAHELRSPLTSVKGFTATLLQKWERFTDDQKRSMLETVDADAGRITRLIAELLDISRIDAGRLEVHRQQVDLPAAVRRHVEGKKAAGVPAERFSIQVDEPLPPLWADADKIDQVLGNLLENAVRHGEGTVTIEVRPTMAALAPGQRREGLAVTVSDQGPGIPEESIPRVFTRFWRGSKRGGTGLGLYIVKGIVEAHGGVIAVDRGPGGGARFRFILPAGLPEFMV, via the coding sequence ATGACGGTGACCGAGGACAGCGGCGAGGAGATCCTGCCGGCGCGGCCGGACGCACCCGTCCGGGCCGGCCCGGCGGGCGTTGCCGACGGGCTGCTGCTGCCCGCCGAGGAACACCCCGACGGCCTGGTCGTCGCCGACGCCGACGGCCGGGTGGTCTGCTTCAACGCCGCCGCCGTCCGGATCAGCGGGATACCCGCCGCCGCCGCCCTGGGCCGCAGTCTCGCCGAGGCGCTGCCGCTGGAGGACCTGGAGGGCCGGCGCTGGTGGCAGCTGACCGACCCGTACGGCGGACTGACGATCCGGACCCGGCAGCCCGAGCGCAACCTGCTGCTGCCCGGCGGCCGCGAGGTCCTGGTCTCCGCCCGGTTCCTGCGGGCCGACGGCCGGACCGGGGCGGTGCACCGGGTGGTGGTCGCGCTGCGTGGCACCGAGGCCAGACGGCGGACCGAGCGCAGCCACGCCGAGCTGATCGCCACCGTCGCCCATGAACTGCGCTCCCCGCTGACCAGCGTCAAGGGCTTCACCGCGACCCTGCTGCAGAAGTGGGAGCGGTTCACCGACGACCAGAAGCGGTCGATGCTGGAGACCGTGGACGCCGACGCCGGCCGGATCACCCGGCTGATCGCCGAACTGCTCGACATCTCCCGGATCGACGCCGGACGCCTTGAGGTGCACCGGCAGCAGGTGGACCTGCCGGCGGCGGTGCGCCGCCACGTCGAGGGCAAGAAGGCCGCCGGGGTGCCGGCCGAGCGCTTCAGCATCCAGGTCGACGAGCCGCTGCCGCCGCTCTGGGCCGACGCCGACAAGATCGACCAGGTGCTCGGCAACCTGCTGGAAAACGCGGTGCGCCACGGCGAGGGAACTGTCACCATCGAGGTCAGGCCCACCATGGCGGCACTCGCGCCGGGGCAGCGACGGGAAGGACTGGCGGTGACCGTGAGCGACCAGGGCCCGGGCATCCCCGAGGAGTCCATCCCGCGCGTCTTCACCCGCTTCTGGCGCGGCAGCAAGCGCGGCGGCACCGGCCTCGGCCTCTACATCGTCAAGGGCATCGTCGAGGCCCACGGCGGCGTGATCGCCGTCGACCGGGGCCCCGGCGGCGGCGCCAGGTTCCGATTTATCCTGCCTGCGGGCCTCCCCGAGTTCATGGTCTGA